DNA from Meleagris gallopavo isolate NT-WF06-2002-E0010 breed Aviagen turkey brand Nicholas breeding stock chromosome 12, Turkey_5.1, whole genome shotgun sequence:
ATATCTTGTGTGTCAGCGcgaaagaaaatattttatcttacCGCTTACCGATCTGTGGAGTAAACAGAATTCTTCTAGAATGCAACCTTGTGCTTTTAAAGAGAAGTATTACTAGATGACTGTGGGATATATGCTGCTTTCCCAGTGTTTGCATCGTGTCAGGGAGCAACAGCAGCAATGTTTCTGGGGGAAGCCCTGCAGCAGTGTGTTTGCTAACCCGGAACATTCGGGGCTTTAGTGAaggattatagaatcatagaatatcttgggttggaggagaccttaaaGTCCATCCAGTTCCCACCCCCCTGCCGTGGGTAGGGTTGCCAACCGTcgcatcaggctgcccaggaccccatctAATCTGGCTCTGAGTGCTgctagggatggggcatccacagtttctctgggtagcagtgccagggcctcaccgtcctctgagtaaaaaaatgtcttcctaatatctaacctaaatcttcgCTTGTTTAGTTTAAAGCCGTTTCTCTCTTGTCCCATCAATATCAGAACATGCAAAAAAAACTGGTCCTCCTCATGCTTAGaagctcccttcaaatactggaaggctgtgatgaggtctccccagagctctTTATTCtgcaagctaaacaagcccaacttcctcaacctttcttcataggagaggtgctccagccctctcagtatctttgtgaccctcctctggacctcctCCACAGCTCCACGTCCCTCCTGTACAGGAGGCCCccagacctgcacacagcactctGGGTGGGAGCTTACAatagcagagcaggggaggCCACTGAGGGTGAATCATTGCAGATGGTGTTTGGTAGCTGCTCAAAGTAGTCTTTGTTTTTACAGTAGGAGCAGAGGGTGAAATCAGAGGCCGTGCGTTATAGATGAATAGCCACAAAGTGTCTGCTCAAATAAAGGAGTGAAAGAATACCGGTGCATCTTCATGTGCACCTGCCTCAGCAGTTGTACTGAATCACTTTGTGGTTTGAACCACGCAAGGAATTTGGTAGTGTGTTTGTGAAGAGTGTTGGTTCCAATGAAACAaaacttctgtttaaaaaaaaaaacaaactgcgAAAGAATTGGACTGCTTATGTAAGGCTTCCTTAAAAAGTGAGAAAGTACTAAGAATTTGACATTTGTAACTGGAAGGAGGGAGACATTggctttctgaaatacaaagaaaggtGTGTCTCACTATTTATCTAGCTCTAGATACGTCAAGCACACAGAACATGCACCAGAGCTGAGAACCAGGAATTGTTCTGCATGAGTTTTTGAAAACAGTAGCTATTACATCCTGAATTTCTATACTGAGATTGCTGGTTGAGTGTTTGTATGAGTGTTCACTGTGCTTCAACAAATTTTTAAGTTATCTTCAGCTTGCTGCAGAGAGTTGATTCACCTGGACAAAGTGCATTCCAATGGGGAAAAGATAATTGTTGTGGACTTAGTATATTTAAGGTGATGTCTTTATATTGAATCTGTATTCTGATTTCATTGTGCAAACTTCAGCTTTGATACATCTTGTGGGCCAGGAATGCATGTTGTAGATATTGTAGATACTATATAGCAGTGTAAACAGTTTTTTCTGCCTTAAGGTTCTGGCTGATGTGTATGTGTCACACCTTCTCGTGGCATGGTGTCTGGATGAAATCTTCCAATTCTTAGTCTAAcaggaaatgctgaaaaagcGGTGACTCCACTTGAGAGCTCTTTAATGGGATTTCATAGCTAATGCCAGTAACGTGCATTTTGGTataaatttttgaaaattatGGTCTTGTGattcagaaatgcagtgatGTTTTTCATGAAAGTGTTTTTCAGGAACTTGAAAAGAGACTGTAACTTCCTATCACACATTTATATGAATAAACAGCCACAGTTCTTTGTTAAAAATTGATAATTGGTAAGTCTAACCCGAGACCTGAAAAATGTGCTTTCTGTGTTCCCAGCTCTGACCCTAAGGCTAGCAGGGTATTTGATCTCTGAACAGCACCAAAAGCTTAATAAACGAGTAAATAAATAACCCCAACCCACTGTGAAGCGGCAGCTGGTTGGTGCTGTTTCATTGTATGCTGGCCAGTGATGGGAATGACATGAACAGATCTGTAGGTAATACATTATAAAGTAACATCTTGAAATTGCTGCCATACACACTGATGGTAGTAGTCACGTGGAAAGCAATCTCTGGACAAATTATATTTGCTGATATCTGTATCcgatagtttttttttttttttNNNNNNNNNNNNNNNNNNNNNNNNNNNNNNNNNNNNNNNNNNNNNNNNNNNNNNNNNNNNNNNNNNNNNNNNNNNNNNNNNNNNNNNNNNNNNNNNNNNNCCCCACAGCACCGCCGCTCCCGCACTCGGAGCGCGCCGTCCCTTCGCCGTCACAGTCCCCGGCCGAGGAGCGCCTTGCGGCGCAGGTGGCTCTCGAGACACTGGATGGCCGCATCGTCTACTTCGGGGTCGAACTTGTTGGCCAGCAGTTGGCGCTGCCGCAGCATCCAGGCCACGTCCCCGGCCCCGTAGACGCAGACGCTGCGCTGGAAGCGGCCGGTGCAGGGCGGGTAGGGCGCTCCGCGGCTCGTGTCGCCGTCCAGGTACTGCCACTTGACCAGGCGGGGCAGCGCGTTCATGTCGGACGTCTGGAACTTGTCGTTGTGCGGCACGGCGCCGGGCACGCCGGGCGCGCGGTTCAGCGTGGCCCACACGTGCTCGTCGGGGCTGTAGGTGTCCTTGGCCCACTCGAGGAAGCGCCGCGCCGCGGGGTCCTCCAGCACGTGCCGCACGAAGGCCCGCGTGGCCGCGATGTAGGCGCTGCCCGTGAACATCGGCGAGGGCAGCGGCGACGGGGGCTTCTCCGTGGCCGTGCGGGAGATGAAGCTCTCCACGCGGTGCCGGTACTTCCAGCGCTCCTGCTTGTAGGCTGTCGGCTTCTCCGACTCCATGCTGTTCTGCCCCTGCAGCACTCGCAGCGCGCGGACCATCTCCGCGTTGGTCTTGATGGGGAAGTCGGTGCCACACGTGTTGAGGACGTAGCGCCAGGGCACGGGGCTCTGCAGCAGGTCCCGCATGCAGTTGAGGTCGGCCTGCAGCCGGGACCAGGAGGCGTACACCACGCTCTCCAGGCGGCTGGCCACGAAGACGTTGGGGAAGCAGGCGGCGATGGCCCGCACGGCCTGCTGGAAGGCGGCGGGAGCCTTGCCGTCCACGTGGACGCAGTAGACGTTCTGCGGGGCGTAGAGAGCGCGCAGGAGCCGCTCGAACATCTCGATCTTGTGGTGGATGACCATGGAGTAGGCGATGGGGAAGTCGGCCTCCTCCTCGCTCAGCGGGAACTCGATGTAGCGCCGGCTCTCCTTGAAGCGGCCGCAGTCCTTCGTCATGTTCAGGTACTCCTCGGGGCTCAGGGGCTGCCTTTTGTTCTTCACCTCCAGGTTGCTCAGCAGGGCGTCCCGCACCGCCTCCTCGTCCCCGCGGATCACCCCCGCGCAGTCGAGCTTCCAGCGGGGCTCCAGCCGCAGCGTCCNNNNNNNNNNNNNNNNNNNNNNNNNNNNNNNNNNNNNNNNNNNNNNNNNNNNNNNNNNNNNNNNNNNNNNNNNNNNNNNNNNNNNNNNNNNNNNNNNNNNCGCATCGAGCCGCCCGGGCTCTCGGCTGCTGCCGTGTACTGGGCAGCTAAGGGCCGTGTTGCGTTTTGTAGGTTTTTTCCCCTAGTTTATTAATGAGAGCAAGGATACAGCAGGCGTCCCGAGCCGTGGATGGTCAGTAAGGCGGCCAGCGCCCCGCAGGAACCATGGCCTATCAGCTGTACCGGAACACCACGCTGGGCAACAGCCTGCAGGAGAGTCTGGACGAGCTCATCCAGGTGCGTGTGCCGGGCTCGGGGCGGCTGCCGGAGGCGGCGGGGTGGTTATAGCAGATATAGACGTGCAGCGTCTCAGCTTTCAGAATGTTTACCTATTGAGATCAGAAGCGATTAGCGTTACATGGGAGCCTTTAGGTGAACGTTGTAGATGAAAGCCTTTTCTGATGTGGCATTTTCCCCTGTTATGCGGTCCAGTAAAGCTATAGCCAGACTATTCTGGAACACTGCAGTAAATTTCCTCTTCTTGTGCTGGTTTCTAACTAACTAGCAGAAATCTTCATGTAGCACAAAAAATCTCTTAGCGTGTTATTTCTTCTCCCGGGGTTAAGGTGGGAAAACAAAGGTAAATATGGGgatatggagctgttggagcaggtccagagaagggccacgaagctaatcagagggctggagcacctcccctacgaggacaggttgagagagctaggaatcttcagcctggagaagagaaagctccaaggAGACTTTACATTGGTGGCCTTCCAATACCAgaaaggggcctacaggaaagctggggagggactttttataagggcaggtagtaACAGGAGgagggaaatggtttgaaactggaagaaggtagatttagattagatattaggaagaaattctttactacGAGGGtggtaagacactggaacaggttgcccagtgaggttgtgggcGCTTTCTCCCTGGAAGTACTGAAGGCCAaactggatggggctgtgagcaacctgggctagaGGGAGATTTCCCggcctatagcaggggggtgcAACCAGGAGATCTCAAAGGTACCTTCTaagccaaaccattctatgataatgcTTCTACAATGCTTCTATAAGCTATTCTTTTAGAGACCTCTTCCCATAAACTTTCTTGTGGTATTCTTAGtttttagtggtttttttttgttgtttttttttttgagtaaaaGTAAAAGCAACTCAAAACTTGTTTTTACACCACTTCAGTCACAGCAAATCACTCCTCAGCTGGCCCTTCAGGTGCTACTTCAGTTTGATAAAGCTATAAATTCGGCACTGGCACAACGAGTCAGGAACAGAGTCAATTTCAGGGTAAGATAACTGCCCGTCAGTGTTCTTGGTAAGCGATGGTGGTTTGAGTGTTGATGCAGAATGTCATTaaaagctgtgtgctgtgagcagagatTTTAAATGGTTCTTTATGATTCTGAAATAATGACTGCCTACTTGTATGTTCTGTATTTAATTGTGAAGCTTACTATCTCCCTGTTCTGTTAGGGAATTTTTGAAGGAATGCAGAAATCGGAAACAGGAATTTGGTGGGatgagagcagaggaaaaaggaaaagcttaaaTGTGTAGCATTGCTGTTGTTAGTGTCCTGCAGATGGGAAGAATTTTGCTCCTCTGAATTGCATTCTGCAGAAGTGAGATAAAGCCAGTTTTTCAGCCACAGCTCTGATAGGAAAAGAGACTAGAGAGGTGC
Protein-coding regions in this window:
- the GCNT3 gene encoding beta-1,3-galactosyl-O-glycosyl-glycoprotein beta-1,6-N-acetylglucosaminyltransferase 3 — its product is MTKDCGRFKESRRYIEFPLSEEEADFPIAYSMVIHHKIEMFERLLRALYAPQNVYCVHVDGKAPAAFQQAVRAIAACFPNVFVASRLESVVYASWSRLQADLNCMRDLLQSPVPWRYVLNTCGTDFPIKTNAEMVRALRVLQGQNSMESEKPTAYKQERWKYRHRVESFISRTATEKPPSPLPSPMFTGSAYIAATRAFVRHVLEDPAARRFLEWAKDTYSPDEHVWATLNRAPGVPGAVPHNDKFQTSDMNALPRLVKWQYLDGDTSRGAPYPPCTGRFQRSVCVYGAGDVAWMLRQRQLLANKFDPEVDDAAIQCLESHLRRKALLGRGL
- the GTF2A2 gene encoding transcription initiation factor IIA subunit 2; the protein is MAYQLYRNTTLGNSLQESLDELIQSQQITPQLALQVLLQFDKAINSALAQRVRNRVNFRGSLNTYRFCDNVWTFVLNDVEFREVTELVKVDKVKIVACDGKNTGSNAAE